In Bacillus sp. SB49, a single window of DNA contains:
- a CDS encoding YuzB family protein produces the protein MNPTVEFCINNLANGSQQAMAELEKDPDLDVLEYGCLRNCGLCSQTLYALVEGERVIADTPEELVDKVYEQLDEIL, from the coding sequence ATGAATCCGACTGTAGAGTTTTGTATCAATAATTTAGCTAATGGTTCCCAGCAGGCGATGGCTGAGCTTGAGAAAGATCCAGATCTGGATGTTCTTGAATATGGTTGTTTAAGAAATTGCGGCTTATGTTCTCAAACCTTGTATGCACTGGTGGAGGGGGAACGGGTAATCGCAGATACGCCGGAAGAACTCGTGGATAAAGTGTATGAACAATTGGACGAAATCCTATAG
- a CDS encoding YuzD family protein has protein sequence MGVKVTVYGSDVRCASCVNAPGSKETYEWIQAAIARKYGEKAAISYSYFDINRDDQPDADDTLLEQLQSDELFYPLVLVEEEIVGEGSPRLKPIYKALESHGIAEPSST, from the coding sequence ATGGGGGTAAAAGTAACAGTGTACGGATCGGATGTCAGATGTGCGAGTTGTGTGAATGCACCCGGTTCTAAGGAAACGTATGAGTGGATCCAGGCAGCGATTGCACGGAAGTATGGAGAGAAAGCAGCAATCAGCTATTCTTATTTCGATATCAACAGGGATGACCAGCCGGATGCGGATGACACACTGCTGGAACAGCTGCAGTCGGATGAACTTTTTTATCCGCTCGTCCTCGTGGAAGAAGAAATCGTTGGAGAGGGAAGTCCCCGGTTGAAGCCGATTTATAAGGCCTTGGAAAGTCATGGGATTGCAGAGCCTTCCTCTACCTGA
- a CDS encoding 2-hydroxyacid dehydrogenase, whose product MGKPKVYITRALPEAVVEPYRNELDIEMWPEAEKAVDRELLIEKARQSDGLVTMLSESIDEALLKEAESLKIVANLAVGYDNIDLKSTQEQGVAVTNTPDVLSDTTADLTFSLLTATARRIVEADTYIKEGKWQHWSPLLLAGHDIHHKTIGIVGMGRIGETVAKRATGFEMDILYHNRSRNRKAEEELGAVYVDFDDLLRRSDFVVCLTPLTEETHRLFDKQAFAMMKDDAIFINASRGAVVDEKALEHAIKEGEIAAAGLDVFENEPISKDHPLLQLPQVVCLPHIGSASKETRYAMMRLCLDNICRHFRGETLISPVQ is encoded by the coding sequence ATGGGGAAACCAAAAGTTTATATTACAAGGGCTTTACCGGAAGCAGTTGTGGAGCCGTATCGAAATGAACTGGATATCGAGATGTGGCCGGAAGCGGAGAAAGCGGTGGACAGGGAGCTTTTAATAGAAAAGGCCCGTCAATCGGACGGTCTCGTGACGATGTTGTCGGAGTCCATTGATGAAGCACTTTTGAAGGAGGCGGAGAGTCTCAAGATTGTCGCTAACTTGGCCGTCGGTTATGATAACATCGACTTGAAAAGTACACAGGAGCAAGGCGTAGCGGTAACGAATACTCCGGATGTCCTGTCTGATACGACCGCAGATTTGACATTCTCCCTGCTGACAGCTACGGCACGGAGGATCGTCGAAGCAGATACGTACATAAAAGAAGGGAAGTGGCAGCACTGGTCCCCATTGCTGCTGGCAGGCCACGATATTCACCATAAGACAATAGGAATTGTCGGGATGGGGAGAATCGGTGAAACGGTAGCGAAGCGTGCCACTGGTTTTGAGATGGATATTTTGTACCACAATCGTTCGAGAAACAGGAAAGCGGAAGAAGAACTCGGTGCAGTTTATGTGGATTTTGATGACCTTCTGCGTCGTTCCGACTTCGTTGTTTGTCTGACCCCTTTGACAGAAGAAACCCATCGATTATTTGATAAACAAGCTTTTGCCATGATGAAGGATGATGCGATTTTCATTAATGCTTCACGTGGAGCAGTCGTTGATGAAAAAGCACTGGAACATGCAATTAAAGAAGGAGAAATTGCGGCTGCAGGACTGGATGTGTTTGAAAACGAGCCGATTTCAAAAGATCACCCCCTCCTTCAGCTGCCGCAGGTTGTCTGCCTTCCACACATCGGCTCAGCGTCTAAAGAAACGCGCTATGCAATGATGAGGCTGTGTTTAGACAATATCTGCCGCCATTTCCGGGGAGAAACACTGATCAGCCCTGTCCAATAA
- a CDS encoding phosphatidylglycerophosphatase A family protein: MTNNKKISNLEKTAREWLNDRGVSIDDIAELVHYLQSKYHEKLTMDECRYNVNKVLTKREVQNAIITGIQLDMLAEKKMLEEPLQSTIEVDESLYGIDEIIAFSIVNVYGSIGFTNYGYIDKQKPGILQKLNDKSTGECHTFLDDIVGAIAAAASSRLAHSIAGDPED; the protein is encoded by the coding sequence ATGACAAATAACAAGAAAATATCCAATCTCGAGAAAACAGCACGGGAATGGCTCAACGATCGCGGAGTATCCATTGATGATATCGCTGAGCTCGTCCACTACCTTCAGTCGAAATATCACGAAAAACTGACGATGGATGAATGCCGATACAACGTCAACAAAGTGTTGACGAAGCGCGAGGTTCAAAACGCGATTATTACCGGGATACAATTGGATATGTTAGCAGAAAAGAAAATGCTGGAAGAACCGCTGCAATCTACTATTGAAGTGGATGAGAGCCTGTACGGCATTGATGAAATCATCGCTTTCTCCATTGTAAACGTATACGGTTCCATAGGTTTTACGAACTACGGGTATATCGATAAACAAAAGCCTGGTATTCTTCAGAAGTTAAATGATAAATCGACTGGTGAGTGCCATACTTTCTTAGACGATATTGTCGGGGCTATAGCAGCCGCTGCTTCAAGCAGGCTCGCTCACAGCATCGCAGGCGATCCAGAAGACTAA
- a CDS encoding TIGR01457 family HAD-type hydrolase, producing the protein MYRDYKAYLIDLDGTMYKGTDKIDGAGEFVQALVDKERPFLFLTNNSSKRVEQVAAKLTDLGIPANPDQVYTSSIATAEYIKSENHQARVFVIGEDGLLDALDREGLTRVESRSDYVVIGIDREITYEKLARACLEVRNGAKLISTNGDIAIPTERGMLPGNGALTSVVAVSTGVDPVFVGKPESLIMDRALKRIGYGKDEVLMVGDNYNTDILAGIRAGIDTLMVETGVSSFDELKQTDPAPTYKCRDLYEWMKG; encoded by the coding sequence ATGTACAGGGATTATAAAGCGTATTTAATTGATTTGGATGGGACGATGTACAAAGGAACGGACAAAATAGACGGCGCCGGGGAATTTGTTCAAGCGTTGGTTGACAAGGAACGCCCCTTCCTCTTTCTGACCAACAATTCTTCTAAAAGGGTGGAACAGGTCGCCGCTAAATTGACGGATTTAGGAATACCGGCAAATCCTGATCAAGTGTACACGAGCAGTATTGCCACAGCGGAATACATCAAAAGCGAGAATCACCAAGCCCGTGTTTTTGTGATCGGAGAAGACGGGCTGCTGGATGCCCTTGATCGGGAAGGATTGACCAGAGTGGAAAGCCGCTCGGATTATGTAGTTATCGGCATTGACCGGGAGATTACATATGAAAAGCTGGCAAGGGCATGCTTGGAAGTTCGAAATGGAGCGAAATTGATCAGTACCAACGGGGATATCGCTATTCCGACCGAAAGAGGGATGCTTCCGGGAAACGGCGCACTTACATCTGTTGTCGCGGTTAGTACAGGGGTGGACCCGGTTTTTGTAGGAAAACCGGAATCATTGATCATGGATCGGGCTCTAAAGCGGATTGGATATGGGAAAGACGAAGTCCTCATGGTGGGGGACAATTATAACACCGATATTCTTGCAGGTATTCGTGCAGGGATCGACACATTGATGGTGGAGACAGGAGTCAGTTCTTTTGATGAGTTGAAACAAACGGATCCTGCACCGACCTATAAGTGCCGGGACTTGTATGAATGGATGAAAGGTTGA
- a CDS encoding DUF86 domain-containing protein encodes MYFVDRKKLEEILNYMNTVLQEVTENRYETFSDRLLLERTTHVTIEAILDVGNMMIDGFIMRDPGSYEDIIDILTDEQVLPKGEEEAYKAFIGLRKMIVQEYTAVDHQEISGIWNQYKAVILSFPEKVRSYLDTELGPVSTFTNND; translated from the coding sequence ATGTATTTCGTCGACAGAAAAAAATTAGAAGAAATTTTAAATTATATGAATACGGTGCTGCAAGAGGTGACGGAGAACCGCTATGAAACGTTCTCAGACCGTCTATTATTGGAGAGAACCACTCATGTAACTATTGAAGCTATTCTGGATGTGGGAAATATGATGATCGACGGCTTTATCATGCGCGATCCGGGCAGTTACGAAGATATCATTGACATACTGACCGATGAACAAGTGCTTCCAAAGGGGGAAGAGGAAGCCTATAAGGCGTTCATCGGTTTGAGGAAAATGATTGTTCAGGAATACACAGCTGTTGATCATCAAGAGATCAGCGGAATATGGAATCAGTATAAAGCAGTCATTCTTTCTTTTCCTGAAAAGGTCAGGAGCTATCTAGATACAGAGCTTGGCCCTGTATCCACATTTACGAATAACGATTGA
- a CDS encoding DUF3055 domain-containing protein codes for MAERPLLEDFTQDTSTRFVSFTAGSHRFELALMKADCFDNQTMVINLPKNRQALLDLENINRAGHLEHMFQLSTMEAEELRTYLPDLL; via the coding sequence ATGGCGGAACGGCCACTTTTAGAGGATTTCACACAAGACACCAGCACCCGGTTTGTCTCCTTCACCGCAGGCAGCCATCGTTTTGAGCTTGCCTTAATGAAAGCAGACTGCTTCGATAACCAGACTATGGTCATCAACCTGCCCAAAAACCGTCAGGCTCTGCTCGATTTAGAAAATATAAACAGGGCCGGACACTTAGAGCATATGTTTCAGCTGAGTACGATGGAAGCAGAAGAGCTTCGAACCTATCTCCCCGACTTACTATGA
- a CDS encoding YutD family protein — protein sequence MVELNGKTYDLLEDHQEGFQQEEVESRYSDILNKYDFIVGDWGYGQLRLKGFYDDQNSKASFDTKISTLEDYLYEYCNFGCSYFVLKRIRQ from the coding sequence ATGGTTGAATTAAACGGGAAGACGTACGACCTGCTTGAAGACCATCAGGAAGGGTTTCAGCAGGAAGAAGTGGAAAGCCGCTACAGTGATATTCTTAATAAGTATGACTTTATCGTAGGGGACTGGGGTTACGGACAGCTTCGCCTTAAAGGCTTTTATGATGACCAGAATTCAAAGGCCAGCTTTGATACCAAAATTAGTACGTTAGAGGATTATCTATATGAATACTGTAATTTCGGCTGTTCCTATTTTGTTCTAAAGCGGATACGACAATAA
- a CDS encoding YhcN/YlaJ family sporulation lipoprotein, with product MNKRWSTVCLTGLLALTMAGCQETDESAKQNKRADDPLNGNAMDGYNEDGSDGQVGYVRFNQTQMERDDEEHHEIKVNREEMADMISRMILRYDNFDDVATVVTDNEVLVAYSKADDTDRETAADMVQKTAYSLVPSFYHVYVSDNPASFGDIQSLSTSTVYDENYNENIDSIIKKMKKAPQGKVKQDDPRQPDVGPNMNTKEETGMEN from the coding sequence GTGAATAAGCGATGGAGTACTGTATGTTTGACCGGCCTCCTTGCACTGACAATGGCAGGGTGCCAGGAAACAGATGAATCAGCTAAACAAAATAAACGAGCCGATGATCCCCTAAACGGAAATGCTATGGACGGCTACAATGAAGATGGATCGGACGGACAGGTAGGCTATGTCCGCTTCAATCAGACGCAGATGGAACGGGATGACGAAGAACACCATGAAATCAAAGTGAACCGCGAAGAGATGGCAGACATGATTTCCCGCATGATTTTACGATATGACAATTTTGACGATGTAGCGACTGTCGTAACCGATAATGAGGTGCTTGTCGCTTACAGTAAAGCAGACGATACGGATCGAGAGACGGCAGCAGATATGGTTCAAAAGACCGCCTATTCGCTTGTGCCGAGCTTCTACCACGTCTATGTGTCCGACAATCCAGCTTCTTTTGGAGACATTCAAAGTTTGAGCACATCGACCGTATACGACGAAAACTATAATGAGAATATCGACAGTATCATTAAAAAAATGAAAAAAGCACCCCAAGGTAAAGTGAAGCAGGATGACCCGAGACAACCGGATGTAGGTCCGAACATGAACACAAAAGAAGAAACAGGCATGGAGAACTGA
- a CDS encoding M23 family metallopeptidase, with the protein MIYFRLLLSVVVAGALLFPSPTYADKESDDRMALYKKTAALTDIPWEYLAAIDQYERQVNGDPEKDRVTAIKPDPMFWTGTNGEMPADLFPEGWGSDGNGDGKVEIDQDDDLLWSIADYVKSYGTTEEDIKIALWDYYQRDLTVQTIMNTAQVFRNFGTVHLKNRDFPLPLEANFSYRSTWGDARGFGGRRVHEGTDIFANYGVPVKSTTYGVVEMKGWNKFGGWRIGIRDIYNIYHYYAHLQNFAEDIKVGDVVKPGDVIGAVGASGYGPPGTSGKFPPHLHYGMYQDNGKNEWSFDPTPYLKRWEQMVD; encoded by the coding sequence ATGATATACTTCAGGCTCTTATTAAGCGTCGTTGTGGCTGGCGCCTTACTTTTTCCGTCACCGACATACGCCGATAAAGAAAGTGATGACCGGATGGCCTTGTATAAGAAGACAGCTGCCCTTACTGACATTCCTTGGGAATATTTAGCAGCTATCGATCAATACGAAAGACAGGTCAACGGGGACCCCGAGAAAGACAGGGTTACCGCTATAAAACCGGATCCAATGTTCTGGACAGGGACCAATGGAGAGATGCCTGCCGACTTGTTTCCCGAAGGCTGGGGCTCTGACGGAAATGGAGACGGTAAAGTGGAAATAGATCAGGATGATGATCTGCTCTGGTCCATTGCCGATTACGTCAAATCATATGGAACAACAGAAGAAGATATAAAAATTGCCCTATGGGATTATTACCAGCGTGATCTGACTGTGCAAACGATTATGAACACCGCCCAAGTTTTCCGAAACTTCGGAACCGTTCATTTAAAGAACAGGGATTTTCCACTTCCGTTGGAGGCAAACTTCAGCTATCGCAGTACTTGGGGGGACGCACGCGGCTTTGGTGGCCGCAGAGTTCATGAAGGTACCGATATCTTTGCCAATTACGGAGTGCCTGTGAAATCGACCACCTATGGTGTGGTTGAAATGAAAGGCTGGAACAAGTTCGGCGGTTGGAGAATCGGCATCAGGGACATTTACAATATTTACCACTATTACGCACATCTTCAAAATTTTGCAGAGGATATAAAAGTGGGAGACGTCGTAAAACCTGGTGACGTTATTGGTGCCGTGGGTGCTTCCGGCTATGGACCGCCCGGTACTTCCGGAAAATTTCCACCGCATCTCCATTATGGCATGTATCAGGATAATGGGAAAAATGAATGGTCCTTCGACCCAACTCCTTATTTAAAACGATGGGAACAGATGGTCGATTAA
- a CDS encoding methionine/alanine import family NSS transporter small subunit — protein MTGSAIAMMIIGIVVIWGGLAASITNAVRKSKQQ, from the coding sequence ATGACAGGTAGTGCAATAGCTATGATGATTATCGGCATCGTTGTCATATGGGGTGGACTTGCAGCGAGCATAACGAATGCAGTTCGCAAATCCAAACAACAATAA
- a CDS encoding sodium-dependent transporter → MENRAQWGTRAGFILAAVGSAIGLGNIWRFPSVAYENGGGAFFIPYLFALLTAGIPLLIMEFTIGHKYRGSAPLSFFKMSRKTEWLGWWAVLVAFVISTYYSVIIAWAMSYSVFSLNLSWGSDTETFLFSDYLQLSSITPGQTGSLVPGVLIPLVLVWIITLGVLFAGVKKGIETANKIFIPTLVILFLIIVIRAVTLPGAAEGLQTFFAPNFETIMNGSVWVAAYGQIFFSLSIAFAIMITYSSYLPKKSDITNNAFITGFSNSSFELLAGIGVFGALGFMASQSNVPVEEVVSGGVGLAFVVFPQIINEFPALNGLFGVLFFLSLVLAGLSSLISISETYVAGIQEKFGISRKAAVGIGGGISAIISLLFATQGGLFFLDAADYFINQFGVAFVGLVEVVVIAWFLRKLNDFQNHANAISDIRLGGWWKVCLGLVTPVVLGYMMFDLFRTNLERAFDTPTGNYEGYTDTFILYGGWFVAAFALVAGFLMTFKRWHTNSLEEVKKEVS, encoded by the coding sequence ATGGAGAATCGTGCACAATGGGGTACGAGGGCTGGGTTCATTCTGGCTGCTGTCGGTTCGGCTATTGGTCTTGGGAACATATGGAGGTTTCCATCTGTAGCTTATGAGAATGGAGGAGGAGCATTTTTCATTCCTTATCTATTCGCTCTTTTGACAGCCGGGATACCGTTGCTGATCATGGAGTTTACCATTGGTCACAAGTACCGTGGATCTGCTCCACTATCCTTCTTCAAAATGAGCCGTAAAACAGAATGGCTCGGCTGGTGGGCTGTATTGGTGGCATTCGTCATTTCTACTTATTACTCTGTCATCATCGCCTGGGCAATGTCCTACAGTGTCTTTTCCTTAAATCTTTCTTGGGGATCCGATACAGAAACGTTCTTATTTAGTGATTACCTGCAATTATCATCCATTACTCCAGGGCAGACAGGCAGCCTTGTCCCGGGCGTTTTAATTCCGCTCGTACTTGTATGGATCATTACCCTTGGTGTACTGTTCGCAGGTGTCAAAAAAGGAATCGAAACAGCGAACAAGATTTTCATTCCAACGCTTGTTATTCTTTTCCTGATCATTGTCATCCGCGCGGTCACACTTCCAGGAGCCGCGGAAGGTCTACAGACATTCTTTGCTCCGAATTTTGAAACAATCATGAACGGTTCGGTTTGGGTAGCTGCTTACGGTCAGATCTTCTTCAGTCTTTCCATTGCATTTGCCATTATGATTACTTATTCCAGCTATCTTCCGAAGAAATCGGATATTACGAACAACGCATTTATTACAGGATTCAGTAACTCGAGCTTTGAGTTGTTAGCCGGTATCGGGGTTTTCGGAGCTTTAGGATTCATGGCTTCACAAAGTAATGTCCCGGTGGAAGAGGTTGTGAGCGGCGGGGTTGGTCTTGCATTCGTCGTATTCCCGCAGATCATCAATGAGTTTCCCGCTTTGAATGGACTTTTTGGAGTCCTGTTCTTCCTGTCCTTAGTTCTTGCCGGGTTGTCTTCTCTAATCTCCATTTCCGAAACATACGTAGCGGGTATTCAGGAGAAGTTTGGTATATCAAGAAAAGCTGCTGTTGGAATCGGTGGCGGGATCTCTGCCATCATATCGCTGCTCTTTGCTACCCAAGGAGGACTATTCTTCCTGGACGCAGCAGATTACTTCATCAACCAGTTTGGGGTCGCCTTCGTCGGTCTTGTCGAAGTCGTTGTGATCGCCTGGTTCCTTCGTAAGTTGAACGACTTCCAAAACCATGCCAATGCCATTTCTGATATCCGTCTTGGCGGCTGGTGGAAAGTCTGTTTAGGACTGGTCACACCTGTTGTCCTTGGTTACATGATGTTCGATCTTTTCAGAACCAACCTGGAGCGTGCATTCGATACGCCGACAGGGAACTATGAAGGATATACGGATACCTTCATTTTATACGGCGGCTGGTTCGTCGCGGCGTTTGCTTTAGTCGCAGGTTTCCTTATGACATTCAAACGCTGGCATACGAACTCATTGGAAGAAGTAAAAAAGGAGGTAAGCTGA
- a CDS encoding Na+/H+ antiporter NhaC family protein codes for MEGTIYSLIPAILMLILVLVTRKVILSLGIGIIVGAFMLTQMDIGAGIGLIWSIFSTIFYSEGALNSGNIYLLSFLLLLGVTTAFMTASGGSKAFGKWAVKRIRTRQGATLVPALLGIVIFIDDYFNALAVGQVAKPVTDRYRVSRAKLAYYIDSTSAPITVISPISSWGAYIIGTIGSILAANEITEYGAFEAFVLMIPANLYVFAALLLVFLTIYMRLDFGPMRSHEIRAQKTGELTNPEKGDIPGDLNDEFEEHNNGKISHLILPIVALVVGTVAMMFYTGIQATEGSATLLDAFANTNVNISLFTGGLVSVLVAGGLYISQPKPKSGLGHVFTEGLKAMLPAIYILVFAWMIGDVISQLQTGEFLANQFTEASIDIAYLPLIIFLLSGFMALSTGTSWGTFGIMLPIAGEIAAVTDPSMILPALSAVLAGSVFGDHCSPISDTTILSSTGAGSNHIDHVMTQLPYALLAALGATVGYLVLGFTGQVWIPLVLAMAIVAVIAMVIHKVNPKIEPE; via the coding sequence ATGGAAGGAACGATCTATTCATTAATTCCAGCTATACTTATGCTTATCCTTGTCCTTGTTACAAGGAAAGTCATCCTATCCCTTGGTATAGGGATCATTGTCGGAGCATTCATGCTTACACAAATGGACATTGGAGCCGGTATCGGCTTGATTTGGTCCATCTTTTCCACTATTTTCTACAGTGAAGGTGCACTTAATTCAGGTAATATTTACCTGCTATCTTTTTTACTTTTACTAGGAGTTACCACTGCATTTATGACAGCCTCCGGAGGCAGCAAGGCATTCGGAAAGTGGGCGGTGAAGCGGATCCGTACACGTCAGGGTGCTACACTCGTACCTGCTCTGCTCGGCATTGTTATTTTCATTGATGATTACTTCAATGCACTTGCTGTCGGGCAGGTGGCAAAACCGGTGACGGACAGGTACCGCGTCTCAAGAGCAAAACTGGCCTATTATATCGATTCGACTTCTGCACCAATCACGGTTATTTCTCCCATATCCAGCTGGGGAGCATATATCATCGGTACCATCGGTAGTATCCTTGCGGCAAATGAAATTACCGAATATGGTGCTTTTGAAGCGTTTGTTTTGATGATACCAGCGAACTTATACGTTTTCGCAGCTTTACTTCTCGTATTCCTGACAATTTATATGCGCCTTGATTTCGGGCCGATGCGCAGTCACGAAATCCGTGCGCAGAAGACAGGAGAGCTCACGAATCCGGAAAAGGGTGACATTCCAGGAGACCTGAATGACGAATTCGAAGAGCACAATAATGGGAAGATTTCGCACTTGATTCTGCCGATTGTTGCGCTTGTCGTCGGTACGGTAGCCATGATGTTCTACACAGGTATTCAGGCAACAGAGGGAAGCGCCACACTGCTTGATGCTTTTGCTAATACGAATGTAAACATTTCCCTGTTCACCGGAGGTTTGGTCTCTGTATTGGTTGCAGGCGGTCTTTACATCAGCCAGCCTAAACCGAAATCAGGGCTTGGCCACGTATTTACAGAAGGACTCAAAGCTATGCTTCCGGCTATCTATATCCTGGTCTTCGCCTGGATGATCGGGGATGTCATCAGCCAGCTTCAAACAGGAGAGTTTTTGGCAAATCAATTTACAGAGGCAAGCATTGATATTGCTTACCTGCCTTTAATCATCTTCTTATTGTCCGGCTTTATGGCGCTGTCTACCGGTACATCTTGGGGAACGTTCGGTATCATGCTCCCGATCGCAGGAGAAATAGCAGCTGTTACCGATCCGTCCATGATTCTACCGGCCTTGTCCGCGGTTCTTGCCGGCTCCGTTTTCGGTGACCACTGTTCACCGATCTCAGATACGACCATTCTTTCTTCTACCGGGGCAGGTTCCAATCATATCGATCACGTCATGACCCAGCTTCCATATGCGCTGCTCGCAGCCTTAGGGGCGACAGTCGGGTATCTTGTCCTTGGGTTTACCGGACAGGTTTGGATTCCGCTGGTACTCGCTATGGCTATAGTAGCTGTCATTGCCATGGTCATTCATAAAGTAAATCCGAAAATTGAACCAGAGTAA
- the yunB gene encoding sporulation protein YunB: MSKKRVTGGSSIGKRVVISLLFFAVFTALSLWFINRGVTPALVDIAETKAQQLARDAINEAVSKQIAEDLQFNDLVKMEQDNQGNVVYMGWNSVMVNRALRDTTIRVQNFLKRMELGELPMEDTSLEPSIDPNMTAEELGEQPATLIEVPVGLATGNSLLANLGPKVPVQLRVIGDVQSQVKSKITEYGLNAALFEISIHFEVSLRIVIPFSTETTVVKNDIPIDTATILGKVPNFYSGVDGQDPSFSYPMDPLQ, translated from the coding sequence ATGTCTAAGAAAAGAGTGACGGGCGGGTCGTCGATCGGAAAACGGGTCGTCATCAGTCTACTGTTTTTCGCTGTATTCACAGCCCTAAGCCTATGGTTTATAAACAGGGGAGTCACGCCCGCACTTGTAGATATTGCTGAGACGAAGGCGCAGCAGCTGGCGAGGGATGCAATCAATGAGGCGGTCAGTAAACAAATAGCCGAAGACCTTCAGTTCAATGATCTTGTAAAAATGGAGCAGGATAACCAGGGAAACGTCGTTTATATGGGATGGAATTCCGTCATGGTAAACCGTGCTCTGCGTGACACCACGATTCGGGTGCAGAATTTCCTGAAGCGGATGGAGCTTGGAGAGTTACCGATGGAGGATACCTCACTCGAGCCGTCCATCGATCCGAATATGACGGCAGAGGAGTTAGGGGAGCAGCCGGCCACTTTGATTGAAGTGCCGGTAGGGCTTGCCACAGGAAACAGTCTGCTTGCAAACCTTGGCCCGAAAGTTCCCGTGCAGCTCAGGGTGATCGGCGACGTTCAGTCTCAGGTGAAAAGTAAAATTACGGAATATGGTTTGAATGCCGCCTTGTTTGAGATTTCCATCCATTTTGAAGTAAGTCTCCGAATCGTTATCCCGTTCTCTACGGAGACAACGGTCGTAAAGAACGATATTCCGATAGATACGGCGACTATTTTAGGAAAGGTTCCCAATTTCTACAGCGGTGTAGACGGTCAGGACCCATCTTTTTCCTATCCAATGGATCCCTTGCAATAA